In one window of Fusobacteria bacterium ZRK30 DNA:
- a CDS encoding rhodanese-like domain-containing protein, with amino-acid sequence MKKNYIKFGLLILCTLTFILFSSCNKTSTEKIKEIDLSIYEKGDYFISPQELKPLLGSENLILLDCNNPKIYAKEHIKGAIGIGFHAFSEKVGKPGDPGWGTIKSNEELTKKLISLGIDNEKTVVLYSDLFKGPGADGRAVWQLRLAGLNNVKILHGGSSYWKELGYEMTNDITVKPNPSSGITLKDYDKSFMITKDDLFENLDKKIVIDVRTKKEFDGSQNAGEPRGGHIKGAKHLVWTDLLNKNGTLKTPKEIEEIMGKMGISKKDDFTLY; translated from the coding sequence ATGAAGAAAAATTACATCAAATTTGGACTGCTTATTTTATGTACGTTAACATTTATTTTGTTTAGTAGTTGTAATAAAACATCGACTGAGAAAATAAAAGAAATAGATCTATCGATATATGAAAAAGGAGATTATTTTATCAGTCCGCAAGAACTCAAGCCATTGTTGGGATCAGAAAATTTAATATTATTAGATTGTAATAATCCTAAAATATATGCTAAAGAACATATAAAGGGAGCAATCGGAATCGGGTTCCATGCTTTTTCAGAAAAAGTTGGGAAACCAGGAGACCCAGGTTGGGGGACTATAAAATCAAATGAGGAGTTAACTAAAAAACTTATTTCATTGGGAATAGATAATGAAAAAACAGTGGTACTTTACTCAGATCTATTTAAAGGTCCTGGTGCAGATGGCCGTGCAGTCTGGCAGTTAAGGTTAGCAGGACTGAATAACGTTAAAATCCTTCATGGAGGATCTAGTTATTGGAAAGAACTTGGCTATGAAATGACAAATGATATTACAGTTAAACCAAATCCTAGTTCGGGTATAACTTTAAAAGATTATGATAAAAGTTTTATGATAACAAAAGATGATCTTTTTGAAAATTTAGATAAAAAAATAGTTATTGATGTAAGAACTAAAAAAGAATTTGATGGGTCTCAAAATGCAGGGGAACCTAGAGGTGGTCATATAAAAGGAGCGAAGCATCTTGTTTGGACAGATCTATTAAATAAAAATGGGACTTTAAAGACACCAAAAGAAATAGAAGAGATAATGGGTAAGATGGGAATTTCTAAAAAAGATGATTTTACACTTTACTGA
- a CDS encoding TVP38/TMEM64 family protein, translated as MGVLIVVIGLYLLIPAVKINVNQAVFILKNVDVDLARGYILGFGIWAPVVSFLLMILQSIAAPLPAFIITFANAGLFGWVKGAILSWTSSMAGAALCFFIARFYGRAVVTKLTGRYALDSVDDFFDRYGKYTILIARLLPFISFDIVSYAAGLTSMSFFSFFVATGIGQLPATIVYSYIGSMLTGTTKTIVVGLLMLFAISTLIFLLKKVWNDKKEAKDIIDLN; from the coding sequence ATAGGAGTTTTGATAGTCGTAATAGGGCTGTATTTATTAATACCAGCAGTTAAAATAAACGTCAATCAAGCTGTTTTTATCCTTAAAAATGTAGATGTTGATTTGGCAAGAGGTTATATCTTAGGATTTGGAATATGGGCACCAGTTGTATCATTTTTACTGATGATTCTTCAATCTATAGCAGCTCCTCTTCCTGCCTTTATAATAACTTTTGCAAACGCGGGTTTATTTGGGTGGGTAAAAGGGGCTATTCTTTCTTGGACAAGTTCTATGGCAGGGGCAGCTCTTTGTTTCTTTATTGCAAGGTTTTATGGTAGAGCAGTTGTAACAAAATTAACTGGTAGATATGCACTAGATAGTGTAGATGATTTTTTTGATAGATATGGGAAATATACAATATTAATAGCACGTTTATTACCATTTATTTCTTTTGATATTGTCAGTTATGCTGCCGGATTAACTTCTATGAGTTTTTTCAGCTTTTTTGTTGCAACGGGTATAGGACAACTTCCAGCAACGATAGTTTATTCGTATATTGGAAGTATGTTAACAGGGACAACTAAAACAATAGTAGTGGGACTACTTATGTTATTTGCAATAAGTACATTGATCTTTTTACTTAAAAAAGTTTGGAACGACAAAAAAGAAGCAAAAGATATAATTGATCTAAATTAA
- a CDS encoding ABC transporter substrate-binding protein translates to MKKLMFLLILVSFLLIGCGKEEEVSKKDVLNMSWEEIEKNADGQSVSITMWGGSKEINKYYDEFIAPNLKKEYNVTLKRVPVTDIRQPLNKLVIEKEANKINGSTDVIWLNGENFKFAKTNGILLGDINSKLPNIEGVDPNALRSDFGEPVDGLEAPLGQANFIMITEVKNPPKTAAELRSWVIKNPGRFTYSNPNDFVGNAFIRTLAVDILGRDDFTVDEMGPVWDYLNEIKPYLWREGKTYPESSERNHELFVSGEVDFSISYTPSIVENKVALGEFPKDTYPYVMNVGSFTNNHYLTIAKNTQNPEAALVFINYMISNAPQEEKMKSSVWGDGAVTKKLKEELFTPQLEELSPEVTEGIKDEWYEKVAKG, encoded by the coding sequence ATGAAAAAATTAATGTTTCTATTAATATTAGTGAGTTTTTTATTGATAGGTTGTGGGAAAGAGGAAGAAGTATCCAAAAAAGACGTTTTGAACATGAGCTGGGAAGAGATTGAAAAAAATGCCGATGGACAGAGTGTTTCCATAACAATGTGGGGAGGAAGTAAGGAGATCAATAAATATTATGATGAATTTATAGCTCCTAATCTGAAAAAAGAATATAATGTAACTTTAAAGAGGGTACCGGTTACAGATATCAGACAGCCTCTGAATAAACTGGTTATCGAGAAAGAAGCCAATAAAATAAATGGAAGTACCGATGTTATCTGGCTCAATGGAGAAAATTTTAAATTTGCTAAAACCAATGGGATTTTATTGGGAGATATCAACTCTAAGTTACCAAATATAGAGGGAGTAGACCCAAATGCCTTAAGAAGTGATTTTGGTGAGCCGGTAGATGGACTGGAAGCACCTCTGGGACAGGCTAACTTTATAATGATAACAGAGGTAAAGAATCCTCCTAAAACAGCAGCAGAACTCCGATCATGGGTAATAAAAAATCCGGGAAGATTTACCTATTCCAACCCCAATGATTTTGTGGGAAATGCTTTTATAAGGACATTGGCTGTAGATATATTGGGAAGAGATGATTTTACAGTGGATGAGATGGGACCAGTATGGGATTACTTAAATGAAATAAAGCCCTATCTATGGAGGGAAGGAAAAACATATCCTGAATCTTCAGAAAGAAACCATGAATTATTTGTCAGTGGAGAGGTTGATTTTTCCATCAGCTACACTCCTAGTATTGTAGAGAATAAAGTGGCTTTAGGGGAGTTTCCTAAGGATACATATCCATATGTAATGAATGTAGGGAGTTTTACAAACAATCACTATCTGACTATAGCTAAAAATACACAAAATCCAGAAGCAGCTTTGGTTTTTATAAACTATATGATCTCCAATGCCCCTCAAGAGGAAAAGATGAAGTCTTCAGTCTGGGGAGACGGTGCAGTTACCAAAAAATTGAAGGAAGAGTTGTTTACACCTCAATTGGAGGAGTTATCTCCAGAGGTAACAGAAGGGATAAAAGATGAATGGTATGAAAAAGTGGCAAAGGGTTAA
- a CDS encoding ABC transporter permease subunit, which yields MNGMKKWQRVKKHLGILPSIIVMSVLFWSGILKSFQQIFNYKLLEKVINKGEFLNSLVYTAKLSLCSIILVGVISLLGIYVLYLLSTEVDLAKLNGIKMFILSPMYIPYLLGGYMISTLIGQSGMISTLCYRLGCIHKMDEFPILVNESHGYSIILTYGWKASPFVILMVYSTMIKINNEWLDVAKVYGVNRYHFFKEVVFPIIFPIYLSSLFVVFAHIFASFEVPYLLGVTYPRTLPVLAYEKYARNSIVHRGEVMVINSIIILLTVGVALIIYKLNRSLGERVELELEK from the coding sequence ATGAATGGTATGAAAAAGTGGCAAAGGGTTAAGAAACATCTGGGAATCCTGCCCAGCATCATTGTGATGTCGGTATTATTTTGGAGCGGAATATTGAAGTCTTTTCAGCAGATATTTAACTATAAATTGCTGGAAAAAGTAATAAATAAGGGAGAATTTTTAAATTCTCTGGTTTATACAGCTAAATTAAGTCTGTGCTCCATAATTTTAGTGGGAGTAATATCTCTTTTGGGGATATATGTACTCTACCTTCTCAGTACAGAGGTCGATCTGGCAAAATTAAATGGGATTAAGATGTTTATTCTGTCACCTATGTATATTCCCTATCTCTTAGGAGGATATATGATCTCGACCCTGATTGGCCAGAGTGGTATGATCTCTACTCTATGTTATAGATTGGGATGTATTCATAAGATGGATGAATTTCCGATTTTGGTCAATGAGAGTCATGGATATTCAATCATATTAACCTATGGGTGGAAGGCCAGTCCCTTTGTGATCCTTATGGTTTATTCAACGATGATAAAGATAAACAATGAGTGGCTGGATGTAGCTAAAGTGTATGGGGTAAATAGATATCATTTTTTTAAAGAGGTAGTATTTCCAATAATTTTCCCTATCTATTTGAGTTCATTGTTTGTAGTTTTTGCTCATATATTTGCTTCATTTGAAGTTCCATATCTTTTGGGAGTAACGTACCCTAGGACTCTTCCGGTTTTAGCCTATGAAAAATATGCAAGAAATAGTATAGTTCACAGGGGAGAGGTAATGGTCATAAATAGTATAATCATATTGTTAACAGTCGGTGTGGCACTAATTATCTATAAACTAAATAGATCACTGGGAGAAAGGGTGGAATTAGAATTAGAAAAATAA
- a CDS encoding rhodanese-like domain-containing protein, with protein MGIRSGYATMILRAGGFENVKNYEGSIYEWSGDKTMPMEK; from the coding sequence ATGGGAATAAGATCGGGTTATGCAACTATGATCCTCAGAGCCGGGGGCTTTGAAAATGTGAAAAACTATGAAGGTTCTATCTATGAATGGAGTGGTGATAAAACTATGCCAATGGAAAAATAG
- a CDS encoding ABC transporter permease subunit → MVVLFPFIPLVLGSVSSGWRFGEILPSNYSMDGYEYVLKNRSTWVGMGYNLSIAYTVAVINLFLAIPAARFLFRKKSRFKGIYMVILFAPLIIPSLSSVLGIHYSMIIYGLTDNLLGVILVNIIPSFPYVLLSLYGSFKGFPKRLEESALIDGVSKFQMYRYIILPILLPGILIGSTISILISLSEYILTLLIGGGEIITLPILMFPYLSSGDKVVGAVYAILFILFNVIGILVFELGIRFGLKKITKVR, encoded by the coding sequence TTGGTAGTTTTATTCCCGTTTATCCCCTTGGTTCTAGGTTCTGTATCTAGCGGATGGAGATTTGGAGAGATACTGCCTTCTAATTATTCCATGGATGGATATGAATATGTATTAAAAAATAGATCCACGTGGGTTGGGATGGGATATAACTTATCCATTGCCTATACAGTGGCTGTAATCAATCTGTTTCTGGCTATACCTGCAGCTAGATTTTTATTCAGAAAAAAAAGCAGATTTAAAGGAATTTATATGGTAATTTTATTTGCCCCCCTAATAATCCCATCTCTGTCATCTGTGTTGGGAATCCATTACAGTATGATAATTTATGGATTAACAGACAACTTATTAGGAGTGATCCTGGTCAACATAATACCTAGTTTTCCCTATGTACTTCTAAGTCTTTATGGGAGTTTTAAAGGATTTCCCAAAAGACTGGAAGAATCGGCACTTATTGATGGTGTCTCGAAATTTCAGATGTACAGGTATATTATCCTGCCCATATTGCTTCCCGGGATATTGATCGGTTCAACAATATCGATATTGATATCTCTGTCAGAATATATACTGACCCTTCTAATAGGAGGAGGAGAGATAATTACTCTGCCAATCTTGATGTTTCCATATTTAAGCAGCGGAGATAAGGTTGTGGGGGCGGTATATGCTATCCTATTTATCCTATTTAATGTTATTGGGATTTTAGTGTTTGAATTGGGAATAAGGTTTGGATTGAAAAAAATTACAAAGGTAAGGTAG